In Thermodesulfobacteriota bacterium, the genomic stretch TCCTTCGAAGGCTTAACGGTCCTGTAGGCCGGCGCGACGTCGATCTTGCCGCCGAGCCGCCTTATCTCCTCGGGCAATATCTCCCTGGCTTTCAATGCCCGGGCAAGGAGGAACCGCTTCCCTTTTATCTTGCGCCTGTCAAAGGCTTCGAGGAGCCCCTCTGCCTTGAACTCCTTAGGCATAAGGTCCACCCTTATGCCGAGCTTTTCTACGGCTTTGGCGGTCATGGGGCCTATGGCGCAGATCCTTACGTCCTTGAGCTCCCTTATGTCGTAACCGGTCTTGTAGAGCCTCTCGAAAAAGTATCTTACCCCGTTGACGCTCGTGAATATGGCCCAGTCGTATGTGGAGAGCCTCTTTATGGCCCTGTCGAGCTCTTTCCAGCTCGGCGGGGCCGTTGTCTTTATGGTCGGGAAGGTTATGGGCTCGGCCCCTTCCTTCTCCAGTATCTTCGTGAAGTCGCCCGCCTGCTCAAGGGCCCTGGTGACGAGCACGCGCTTCCCGAAAAGGGGCTTTGACTCGAACCAGTTGAGCTTTTCCCGGAGGCCCACGACCTCGCCGACCACGATAACGACAGGGGGCTTCAGGTCCTCTTCCCGGGCAAGCCCGGTTATGTTGTCGAGCCTGCCGATGATGGAGACCTGCTTGGTCATGGTGCCCCACCTTACGAGCGCGACCGGCGTAGACGGGGCCCAACCGTTCGCGAGGAGCTTCTCGGTTATGAGCGAAAGGTTTTTCCAGCCCATGAGGAAAACGAGCGTGCCTCTTCCCGTTGAGAGCCTGTCCCAGGCGATATTGGGCCTTTCCTTGAGGGGGTTTTCCTGGCCGGTTATGAAGGTCACGGCAGAGGAGAGGTCCCTGTGCGTAAGGGGTATTCCCGCGTAGGCCGGAGCGGCGACCGCAGAGGTAACGCCGGGCACGACCTCGAACTCTATTCCTGCGGCTGCGAGCTCTTCGGCCTCCTCGCCGCCCCTCCCGAATATGAAGGGGTCTCCGCCCTTTAAGCGGACTACGGTCTTCCCCTTACGCGCCCTATTGACTATGAGCCTCGAAATATCCTCCTGCGGGAGGGTCTTCTCGCTCCCCTTCTTCCCCACGTAGATGGTCTCTGCGCCGGGTTTGGCGTGCTCCAGGAGGCGCGAGTTCGCGAGGAAGTCGTATATCACGCAGTCGGCTTCCTTTATCGCCTCAAGGCCCTTCAGTGTAAGTAGGCCGGGGTCGCCCGGGCCCGCGCCTACGAGGTATGCCTTGCCAGCCATGTATTTCAAAGCTCCTTCATTCATTCATTCGTTTGACTAGAGACAGGGCCGGATAAGAAAAAAACAATTATTGGCGGCCCTGAAGCCAGCGAGCATTATGTCAGAGGCCTCAAACCGAGGCTTTTTTCTCTCCGGGCTTGACGGCCGCGAGGAAAAATACGGCCGGCACTGCCAGCGCAAGGACCACGGCCGCGGCCATGTTGAACTTGTTATAAAGCGCGAGCGCCTCTATGAAGCCCGAGGAAGTCACGAGCGAGCGGTAGGTCCTGGCATATATCACAAGCTGAGCTGCCTGGAATGGTATGAATACCGCGACGACTATCGCGAGCTTCGCCCTGAGCCACCCGGCCCCCTTGAGCCCTCCCGTGCTCCGCATGCACAGGCCGGTCGCCACGAGGACGAGAAAGGCCAGAAGTTCGATTAATATGAAGAACCTGTACTGCTCGATTATCCAGAGACGGAGCGAGACCTGCCTCCCGGCCAGGAGCATGAGCATATAC encodes the following:
- the cobA gene encoding uroporphyrinogen-III C-methyltransferase, which gives rise to MAGKAYLVGAGPGDPGLLTLKGLEAIKEADCVIYDFLANSRLLEHAKPGAETIYVGKKGSEKTLPQEDISRLIVNRARKGKTVVRLKGGDPFIFGRGGEEAEELAAAGIEFEVVPGVTSAVAAPAYAGIPLTHRDLSSAVTFITGQENPLKERPNIAWDRLSTGRGTLVFLMGWKNLSLITEKLLANGWAPSTPVALVRWGTMTKQVSIIGRLDNITGLAREEDLKPPVVIVVGEVVGLREKLNWFESKPLFGKRVLVTRALEQAGDFTKILEKEGAEPITFPTIKTTAPPSWKELDRAIKRLSTYDWAIFTSVNGVRYFFERLYKTGYDIRELKDVRICAIGPMTAKAVEKLGIRVDLMPKEFKAEGLLEAFDRRKIKGKRFLLARALKAREILPEEIRRLGGKIDVAPAYRTVKPSKEAGELEKLLLEGSIDIVTFTSSSTVTNFAAMFGKKRLPELLKGCTVACIGPITADTARGFGMTVDIMPKDYTIPALTRAMAEYFRGASNRLRKKARFT